One window of the Bubalus kerabau isolate K-KA32 ecotype Philippines breed swamp buffalo chromosome 9, PCC_UOA_SB_1v2, whole genome shotgun sequence genome contains the following:
- the RMND1 gene encoding required for meiotic nuclear division protein 1 homolog isoform X4 translates to MAKQARDRREWEGQCQPKNPGPSSTLVSYCQDLMQCTAFATADEYHLGSLSQDLTSHGYVEVTSLPRDAANILVMGVENSAKEGDPGTIFFFREGAAVFWNVKDQTMKHVMQVLEKHEIQPYEIALVHWENEELNYTKTEGQSKLHRGEIRLNSELDLDDAILEKFAFSNALCLSVKLAIWEASLDKFVESIQSIPEALKAGKKVKLSHEEVMQKMGELFALRHHINLSSDFLITPDFYWDRENLEELYDKTCRFLSITRRVKVMNEKLQHCMELTDLMRNHLTEKRALRLEWMIVILITIEVLFELGRVFFLIK, encoded by the exons GACCTGATGCAATGCACTGCGTTTGCAACCGCAGATGAGTACCATCTTGGAAGCCTCTCTCAAGATCTGACGTCCCATGGATACGTTGAAGTGACAAGCTTGCCTCGAG ATGCAGCAAACATTCTGGTGATgggtgtggaaaattctgcaaaagAAGGTGATCCTGGTACAATATTCTTCTTCAG GGAAGGAGCTGCTGTGTTCTGGAATGTGAAAGACCAAACT aTGAAGCATGTGATGCAAGTTCTAGAAAAACACGAAATTCAGCCCTATGAAATTGCGTTGGTTCACTGGGAAAATGAAGAGCTTAACTACACAAAAACAGA ggGGCAGTCAAAACTTCACAGAGGGGAAATCCGGTTAAATTCAGAGCTGGATTTAGATGATGCCATTCTAGAGAAATTTGCTTTCTCGAATGCCCTTTGCCTCTCAG TAAAACTTGCTATCTGGGAAGCATCACTGGATAAATTTGTTGAATCTATTCAGTCGATTCCAGAG GCTTTAAAAGCTGGGAAGAAAGTGAAACTATCTCATGAAGAAGTTATGCAGAAAATGGGTGAACTCTTTGCCCTAAG acacCATATAAACTTGAGTTCAGACTTCTTGATCACTCCTGATTTCTACTGGGACAGAGAAAATCTGGAAGAACTTTATGATAAAACTTGTCGGTTCCTCAGCATTACTCGTAGAGTTAAG GTCATGAATGAAAAGCTTCAGCACTGCATGGAGCTAACAGATCTGATGCGGAATCACCTGACGGAGAAGAGGGCACTCCGCCTGGAATGGATGATTGTCATCCTTATTACCATAGAG GTACTGTTTGAACTGGGACGAGTATTTTTTCTGATTAAGTGA
- the RMND1 gene encoding required for meiotic nuclear division protein 1 homolog isoform X5, translating into MQCTAFATADEYHLGSLSQDLTSHGYVEVTSLPRDAANILVMGVENSAKEGDPGTIFFFREGAAVFWNVKDQTMKHVMQVLEKHEIQPYEIALVHWENEELNYTKTEGQSKLHRGEIRLNSELDLDDAILEKFAFSNALCLSVKLAIWEASLDKFVESIQSIPEALKAGKKVKLSHEEVMQKMGELFALRHHINLSSDFLITPDFYWDRENLEELYDKTCRFLSITRRVKVMNEKLQHCMELTDLMRNHLTEKRALRLEWMIVILITIEVLFELGRVFFLIK; encoded by the exons ATGCAATGCACTGCGTTTGCAACCGCAGATGAGTACCATCTTGGAAGCCTCTCTCAAGATCTGACGTCCCATGGATACGTTGAAGTGACAAGCTTGCCTCGAG ATGCAGCAAACATTCTGGTGATgggtgtggaaaattctgcaaaagAAGGTGATCCTGGTACAATATTCTTCTTCAG GGAAGGAGCTGCTGTGTTCTGGAATGTGAAAGACCAAACT aTGAAGCATGTGATGCAAGTTCTAGAAAAACACGAAATTCAGCCCTATGAAATTGCGTTGGTTCACTGGGAAAATGAAGAGCTTAACTACACAAAAACAGA ggGGCAGTCAAAACTTCACAGAGGGGAAATCCGGTTAAATTCAGAGCTGGATTTAGATGATGCCATTCTAGAGAAATTTGCTTTCTCGAATGCCCTTTGCCTCTCAG TAAAACTTGCTATCTGGGAAGCATCACTGGATAAATTTGTTGAATCTATTCAGTCGATTCCAGAG GCTTTAAAAGCTGGGAAGAAAGTGAAACTATCTCATGAAGAAGTTATGCAGAAAATGGGTGAACTCTTTGCCCTAAG acacCATATAAACTTGAGTTCAGACTTCTTGATCACTCCTGATTTCTACTGGGACAGAGAAAATCTGGAAGAACTTTATGATAAAACTTGTCGGTTCCTCAGCATTACTCGTAGAGTTAAG GTCATGAATGAAAAGCTTCAGCACTGCATGGAGCTAACAGATCTGATGCGGAATCACCTGACGGAGAAGAGGGCACTCCGCCTGGAATGGATGATTGTCATCCTTATTACCATAGAG GTACTGTTTGAACTGGGACGAGTATTTTTTCTGATTAAGTGA